Proteins co-encoded in one Neoarius graeffei isolate fNeoGra1 chromosome 11, fNeoGra1.pri, whole genome shotgun sequence genomic window:
- the pkdccb gene encoding extracellular tyrosine-protein kinase PKDCC — MSCLRKQYFTLSFLALVIICLTVLVKKWHFGLRGSFGEFTALNTDLLQQMRERQQEIAPFYTLNHGHRSLAIQSTFPSAGAVRDTILDALRPEIECSDLSGLTVVHLLGAGYTKMVFKVVLVQGLQVALKTVNHQGTDMRACLEDFRDPQGCLDLVSFKLRKEILLLQRLQHPHIVKLKGQCQDSALVGGITAVLEQGTPVQMIQLLQSPWEERFRVCLGLVRLLHYLSLSPLGSVALLDFQPRQFIMVSGELKLTDLDDATVTETRCSTSSDCLLQFPLRNFTFPCSSSRVCQGLNEMRNLYNAYRYFFIYLLPHQAPTLLKPLVDQIMNTTGELKHSVNKTLEAFEEILHVYKSGLHLQNIPSSIIKDYAVLKGMGTSGNKEYKCWPSYSHQGCVLSVHNAAEGAHICNFHPQCTSFSLSDQKTWAGRLLASFRTGFSHLVPDVSSTVYVRTAKASAATL; from the exons ATGTCTTGCTTGAGAAAACAATATTTTACCCTTTCATTTCTCGCTTTAGTGATTATTTGCTTAACGGTGCTTGTAAAGAAATGGCACTTCGGTCTCAGAGGGAGTTTTGGGGAGTTTACTGCTCTGAACACGGACTTACTTCAgcagatgagagagagacagcaggaGATTGCACCGTTTTACACCTTAAATCATGGGCATCGATCATTAGCAATACAGTCGACTTTTCCCAGCGCAGGCGCAGTAAGAGATACAATCCTGGATGCTTTGCGACCTGAGATTGAATGCAGTGATCTGAGCGGCTTGACAGTTGTGCATTTGCTCGGCGCAGGTTACACTAAAATGGTGTTTAAAGTGGTTTTAGTGCAGGGTTTACAAGTGGCATTGAAAACCGTGAACCATCAGGGGACAGACATGAGAGCTTGCTTGGAGGATTTCAGGGATCCGCAGGGCTGCCTGGACCTCGTGtcctttaaactgagaaaagagATCCTCCTGCTGCAGAGACTACAGCACCCTCATATTGTCAAG CTGAAAGGTCAGTGCCAGGACAGTGCCCTGGTGGGTGGCATCACAGCAGTGCTGGAGCAGGGAACCCCAGTGCAGATGATTCAGCTCCTGCAGAGCCCCTGGGAAGAGCGCTTTCGG GTGTGTCTCGGCCTGGTCAGGCTTCTTCACTACCTGTCTCTTTCTCCTCTGGGCTCTGTGGCCTTGCTGGACTTCCAGCCTCGTCAGTTCATCATGGTGTCTGGTGAGCTCAAGCTGACTGATCTGGATGATGCCACTGTAACGGAGACACGATGCAGCACAAGTTCGGATTGCTTGCTGCAGTTTCCGCTGCGCAACTTCACCTTCCCGTGCTCAAGCAGCAGAGTGTGCCAAGGCCTCAATGAGATGAGGAACCTCTACAATGCTTACAG ATACTTCTTCATCTATCTGCTGCCTCATCAGGCTCCAACGCTACTGAAACCTCTTGTGGATCAGATAATGAATACAACAG GGGAACTGAAACACAGTGTTAACAAAACACTAGAGGCCTTTGAAGAAATCTTGCATGTATACAAATCTGGGCTGCATCTACAGAACATACCTTCATCTATAATTAAAG ACTATGCTGTGCTGAAAGGCATGGGTACATCTGGAAATAAGGAGTACAAGTGCTGGCCTTCCTACAGCCATCAAGGATGTGTGCTGTCTGTGCATAATGCTGCAGAGGGTGCCCACATCTGCAACTTTCACCCACAATGCACCAGCTTCTCCCTGAGTGACCAAAAGACATGGGCAG GTCGACTTCTTGCCTCATTCAGAACTGGCTTTAGTCATCTGGTTCCAGATGTTAGCTCGACAGTCTATGTGAGGACGGCCAAAGCCTCAGCAGCTACTCTttaa